The window AAATCCCATGGTTAAATTTCCGAGCGTGATCGTATTCGGGATCCAACTTAGCTTACGGTTCATACGTACGTCTCCTGTCTCACGGGACTAACCGTGAACTCCAAACTTTTAGAATAGCCTTTTTGAAATAGATAATAACCCAGAGCCGCTACCATCGCACCATTATCCGTGCAGTAGATCTTTTTCCGGGGAGAAAAAAATTCCAGGGAATTTTTTTCCGCTAGGTTCTCCAATCGAAGCCTCAGCGTAGTATTGGCCAAGACCCCCCCTGCAGCAAGAATCCTCTTGATTCCCGTAATTTCCACGGCTCGCTTGATATTGCGCTCCACTAATTCAAACGCGGTCTTTTGAAAATAGTGGCAGACTTTGGAAACGGGCAAGTCAGGTTGTTTAGCGATCAAATGCGCCACTGCCGTTTTCAAACCCGAAAAAGAAAAAGCGACTCGCGAATGTTCTAAATTCCGTAATAGAGGAGGAAGTAAATCCTTTTCACCTTTTTCAGGCCGATAGGAACAGGCATACTCCTCTATTATCGGTCCTCCAGGATACGGCAACCCAAGTAGCCCGGCGACCTTATCAAACGCCTCGCCTAACGCATCGTCCATCGTATCACCGATCGTCTCCATCCTACCGAATTCGGGAATACGATAAATTGCGGAGTTTCCACCGGAAAGAAGTAAGCCGAGACTTGGAAAAATCGGTTCCACGCCTTCCAATTGAAGGACCGCAAAATGAGCTTGTAAATGACAAAGAGGAATAATAGGGGTGTTATAAATCGCGTGAATACAACGCGCCAATTGCGCGCCGATCATTAAAGAACCGGTTAATCCCGGTGATCGAGTAACCGCAACATAATCCAGATCCTTAAGCTCAAGACCGGATTCTTCCAAGACTTCCGAAAGCAAAACGTTGATTTTTTCCAAATGCGCGCGAGAGGCTATTTCGGGGACAATTCCACGAAACGGTCTATGTAGATCGATCTGACTAAAAATTTTTAAGGACAAAAGCTCTTTTCCGTCCTTGACAATTCCTAGACTAGTTTCATCACAACTGCTTTCTATTCCGAGCCCGATCATCTAAGTAGATTAGGATTTTTTTTCCGAAAGTATTTCGATAGCCTTACGAAGTTGAGGATCCAATTCCAAATCCGTAGTAGTTCGTTCCTTTTCGGATTGAGTGCGATTCTTAAAAAGAATACGAGCCACGTCGGAGGAAAGCTTGATTCCCTGTTCTTTCAAAGCCTTTTCGAACGATTGGAAGTTTTGTTCGCTATAATCCGGAAATTTTAAGATTAACTGATCGAGGAGTTTTTTTTCTCCCATTTTACGAAGATAGAATCGATCGTCTTCGGTAGGTTCGATCGCCTTTACGACTATATCAGGTTGGATTCCTTTTCCATGTAAAGAGCGGCCAGACGGTGTGTAGTATTTTTGAACAGTCAGTTTTACCGCATTACCGTATGAAAGAGAATACACGAACTGAACCGAGCCCTTCCCGTACGAAGTTGTCCCCAAAATTTTCGCTCTCGCATGGTCCTGCATAGCTCCCGCAAAAATTTCGGATGCGGATGCGGAGCCTTCGTTTATCAGAACTACCATGGGAATTTTAGTGAACTTATCGGTGGAATTGGAAGATTTTGCGGTGTCCGCTAACTCTCCTCCCCTTCCCTTGACTGAAACGATATCCAGACCGGGAGGAAGAAAAAGATCCGAGAGCGCAGACGCGAGAGGCAAAAGACCGCCCGGGTTCATTCGCAAATCCACAATGAGTCCATCCGCTTTCTTATCCACAAGAGCTCTAAGCTGTTTCTTAAATTCATCCTGCGTGTTCTCGCCCATAAATTGATTTAAGCGAATATAACCCACTTTTTCTTTGTTAAAGAAGTGAGATCGAACGTAACGAATTTGAATATTCTCGCGAACTAACGTAAGTTGAATCGGCTCCTTTTGATTCTTGCGTTCCAACTTGATCGACACTGAGGAGCCGGGCTTACCTCTCATAAGTTTAATCCCTTCGGAATAACCTAGATTTGCAGTGCTTTTTCCATCGATCTCGACGATTCTATC is drawn from Leptospira fainei serovar Hurstbridge str. BUT 6 and contains these coding sequences:
- the tsaD gene encoding tRNA (adenosine(37)-N6)-threonylcarbamoyltransferase complex transferase subunit TsaD encodes the protein MIGLGIESSCDETSLGIVKDGKELLSLKIFSQIDLHRPFRGIVPEIASRAHLEKINVLLSEVLEESGLELKDLDYVAVTRSPGLTGSLMIGAQLARCIHAIYNTPIIPLCHLQAHFAVLQLEGVEPIFPSLGLLLSGGNSAIYRIPEFGRMETIGDTMDDALGEAFDKVAGLLGLPYPGGPIIEEYACSYRPEKGEKDLLPPLLRNLEHSRVAFSFSGLKTAVAHLIAKQPDLPVSKVCHYFQKTAFELVERNIKRAVEITGIKRILAAGGVLANTTLRLRLENLAEKNSLEFFSPRKKIYCTDNGAMVAALGYYLFQKGYSKSLEFTVSPVRQETYV
- a CDS encoding S41 family peptidase, whose protein sequence is MKIKERLAWASVVLVLLFALLFRPTPVKAISETSEKYLQLFHEVLGLVQNGYVEPVDEEKVFIGAIKGLIASLGDPHSTFLDEEEYRQMKEETRGSFGGLGMEVAFADGAIVVVSPIEDTPAMRAGILPQDRIVEIDGKSTANLGYSEGIKLMRGKPGSSVSIKLERKNQKEPIQLTLVRENIQIRYVRSHFFNKEKVGYIRLNQFMGENTQDEFKKQLRALVDKKADGLIVDLRMNPGGLLPLASALSDLFLPPGLDIVSVKGRGGELADTAKSSNSTDKFTKIPMVVLINEGSASASEIFAGAMQDHARAKILGTTSYGKGSVQFVYSLSYGNAVKLTVQKYYTPSGRSLHGKGIQPDIVVKAIEPTEDDRFYLRKMGEKKLLDQLILKFPDYSEQNFQSFEKALKEQGIKLSSDVARILFKNRTQSEKERTTTDLELDPQLRKAIEILSEKKS